CTCTCGCCACGGTGGTTCATCATGGGTCAAATTGCGCAACTTCCATGCGTCATACTGCCCGTATACGTTGTAGACTTCATCCAAACATTTGCGTTGTTCTTTCTGAAAAGAGTCAAAGTCCATCTCTTCAGGTCTTGGAATGGGTCCCGAGCCGAATTTTTTGAACTCCTGATAAAGCAACGGGACAACTGGACCATGAGTCCATGCTGTGATGGGTTCCATAAAAAGCGGTTTGTCAAACATGGCCAAGTGGAAGCCTTGGGCATAATAGACGAGCTTTTGCAACTTCATGTTTGAAATAAAGTCTCCTGCATCTTCATCCGCAAGAGAAAGGAAGTAGTTGGCAACGTCAAGACAGGTGATATCTTTCATTTTGTTGGCTCCTGGGCAGGGGGAATGCAAATGGGCTTCCCTTCCATATGCGGGGATTGATCCCTGTCATATTATGTCTCCTCCCACTCCCGATGATATCCGATAACGTCCGCAGAAATCCACTTGCATCCGTTGGCGTCCAGGAATAGGTTCCTGGAACGGGGCCGAAAACCCCTCAAAGAGCGGACACCGCACCCGTCAGACTTGCGGTATTTTTGCGCCGCCCGATGCTTGGCAGGGCTGAGCGGTGGCTACGATGAAGACATGTCTTCGAAAGTGGCCGATGGTCTCTCTTTTGTTCTCATCGGAGCAAATGAAGCGTTGCAATACGCAATCAATCTTCTGGACGACGATTATCAGGAACCTCCCCCCACCTGACCAGGGCTTCCTCCCAGGAAGAGAACCCCCAAGGGGCCGGAGCGATCTGGCCCTTTTTGTTCCTGGCGTCTTTCTGGTCGCGTGACTTATTCGCGTTTGAAACGCGGAATTCGCGGGGGCGATGGGATTTCCCTCTGGCAGGAACCTGTCCGGGAAGACCCCAGGCAACAGGCACCGATGTTGCTGCACGTTTCCCCTGAATTTCTGACCGGATACCAGACCTGGAAAATTTAAAAACTCCCGCCAAAAGTAGCAACAGGGTAGCAACGAACAAAAACGGCCACCTTGCGAGTGGCCGTCATTGTTTGTTTTTATTGGTGAGCCGTGCTGGAGTCGAACCAGCGACCCACAGATTAAAAGTCCGCCACTCCAAGTCTTGACTATGCTCGCCCATGCTGCAATAAGATTATATCATGTTAATTTATAACGACTTTATCTGATATGCAATCAATCACTCTGCATAGAGATCTGAAAAAATCGGAAAAAATTGGATATGAGTGTTCACGCAGTGTTCACAGCAAATCAAACGTAAAACACCTGAACCGAGGTACCGTTTCCACGTTTCGTAGCCCTGCCATTCTCGATGGTAACGATATCGCCAACGCTGGCTTGTCCGGGCACTTCCACAACCCCGCCTTTGCTGGCGACCCGAAGAAGACCGGTGGTGGATATATCGATCACACGGCCCGTCATAACCTTTTGTCCAATCAATAAAAGTTGAAGGTCAATCAGAGGGTTGGACATAACGCAAAATATCCAGTGATGTGGTCAATTTTGGGCCATCGGCTGTATGGCTTACGGATGTGATTTTGCCCCGCCAGGACTGGCCCATCATGGCGTCGTGGACCTCAACCAGGTGGCCAGGCAGGAAGCCCGGTCGGTGGAGGCACGTCAGGGAGACCTCCTGCAAGATCTCGCCGCTGTCGATCTCGGCACGGCCACGGGAGAGCTTGGCCAGGGTATCGGCCAGGAGCGGATCGGAGATGTCCTCACCGTGATGATCGCCTGCGCCGCGTTGGCAGATGATTTCGCCGTCCAGGGGCGTCGCGCCGTTCTGGGCCACAGCCCGCACCTGCACCGGAAAAGCATCCAGTCCGGCCACGGTCTCTGGCGTGGTCAGACCCCAGGAACGGGCCACGGCGGTGTAGCCGATGCGGGCGGTGGCCACCCCAGATCGTTCGGCAGACAGGCTGCGCCGGTCGGCCTCCAGGGTGAGCGTACCAAGGTCATTGCCCAGCCAGATCACCGAGTCGATGGAGACGGCGGGCTGATCCAGGGCACCCGTAGATGTGCCGTCGAAGACGAGATCTTGGGTCAGCCGCAGGGTCTGCTCCGGTCCCGGCAGCAGCAACCCGGTGGATGCGGCCAGTTCCACACTGGTCACCTCCGGCCCGGTGTGGACCAGCAGATGGGCGGTTTCGCCCACAAAAAAACTGTTCCGTCCCTCGTTCAACCCGTTCGGACGATTATCCAACTCAGCGGCAAGGTAGCCGGACTGGGGAAGATAGCCCCGCACCAGCACGCGGTTGACCCGGCGACGCAGCGTGTGGGACTCGCTGCACGACAAGTTGTCGGCGGCATCGGTGAGGATGTGATCGGGGGTGGCCGTGTTCCAGTCGGGCACAGCCACCGGGAAGCGATGCCGCACCCGCAGTTGGCCCTCGGGCAGGGTCTCCACCACACCCCCGGCGGCCTCGGCAATGGTCCGGACCACGTCGGCGGGGGTGGCGTTGTGGACCGCCAGCCTGCCGCCGGGGATCAGCCAATCTACCAGGTCCCAAAGGATGGTTTCGCCCGTGGCATCCTCGGTAGCGGCGCGAGCCTGGACTGGATCATTCCAAGTCCGTTCCAGGGGCGCGGCCCGTGGCGAGGTCAGGTGCGCCGTCGGGCTGATCACCGAGATGCTGAAGCGGGGCATGCCGACGCCGTTGCGCTCCAGGGTCTTGTTGTCCACCACCAAGTTGAAGACCTCGCTGCCCAGTTCGAGGGTGATGGGATCGCCCACCTTCACCCTCTGGAAGCTGGCAGGATCGTCCAACTCCAGGGAACCGCTCCAGGCAAAATCGCCCTCAGCGAGGGAGATGGTGACAGATAAGATCATGGTTGTTTCTGCTCGACAAAGTCACTGAACATCAACATGGCTACTTCTTATTTGTGGATGATGTTTCAGGAATCGGGTTGCGGTAATCGATGGTCATGGTGATCTTGATTTTCAAATCAACATCAAACTGTTGAGAATAGGTGTAATACCCGACATATGCCGAAAAAGTGTACGTCCAATGACCTTGCGAGGCAGGCGTGATGGTGACATCCCCGTTCACGAAGGATGCCGTGCTGGGATCCACCGTCGCATGGGCCGGGTATGGCCCTCCCGGAAGTGTGACCCGGATCCGAGGGTTGACGCCGTTTTCCTGCCAGTAGACCGTCTTCAGGAACAGATCGAAAAAGACCGAAACCCTGTTGCCGGTGACATCCAGATTCCATCTGGCATCACAGTTGGTGGTATCGGCGAAAGGGCACCCCAGCCCGGTCGTGACGTAAACGCTGGTATGAATCTGCCACTGACCGAAGGGAGAATTCCATTGCCGCCACGCATCCAAATGGTTCGCGCCTCTGTTGATCGAAGCAATATACTCGGGGGTGGTTATAGGGATGTCGCTCAACCGGTCGATCCGGTAGTCTTGCCAATCGATCTCCCTGAATCTTGCTTTCGAGGGAATGATGGCCTTGCCGGGAGAATATTTGTGTTTGACACCGGCTTGGAAAGAATTGGCAATGACTTCCGTGACTCCGAGTTTTCCCGATATGAGGAAGGGCAACGCAGTGGGAATGGAGTCGATCATAAACGGTCCGATCATGGGCTTCCACAACGGTTTGTCTAAAATCAACTTTGGATAGTCGTAATACTCCAGCACGTCGCAGGCGGAAGCTGGGGTGACATACTGCCGGACCAGATCGATCACCCCTTCCACCTTCCGGTACGGGAGGTGGATGCTTTTCACCCTCCGAAACGGCCCTAAACTGGGGAAACGCGATGTCATCGACTTCCCAGGAAGCGATAACGCACAATTTTTTTGGTATCCATATCCTGCAGTTCGATGTAGGTGGTATCCTCCAGCACAACCTTTGGTTCCGTTCCGCTCATGTCGATGGGCACGGTCCTAACCTTATTCTTGCGGGTCCCGGGGCGTTCCGAGTAATCCCCGATCTCTCCAGATTCCTTTTCTGTTTCTCCGGCCCACTTGACGCTGACTCCGGGGGTGCCGGAGGGCCAGAAGACCCGCTCGAAGGTAGCCTTGGCCACATGGTAATCGGTAATGGCCAACAGGGAGACGGGGGGAATTTCGGTGGAGTTGATGTTGCCGCTGGACCAGGCTTTTTGCATGTCCCGAAAATGCTCCGGAGTGGCCATTCCAATTCCGTTTCCGTAGGTGATCTCGAAGAGGGAAAAGGTGGCCGCATACTCCACGGCCAGGGCACCGTAGGCCTCTCCGGCACAGAAAAATTCTCCCCTGGTCGGGTTGTAGATAGGTGGCTCCAGTGGTGACCCAGAACGGTCCCGGAACATGGTCTGGTGGATGATCTTCACTTGGGGCTGATCGTGGAACCAACGCAATCGCTTGCGTGTCTCGCCTTGAAAATCCAACACCTCGGTTACCGGCTCGCTACGACGCCCCAAATTGGTTGCGGCGTTGATTAAGACGTCACGTTTGAGGGATGCCGGCTCGGTGACGCGAATTTTTATTGGCCCTTCATCCACCAGGATCTTTACCTCATTGGCGGCGCGTTTCGAGCAGTAGAGTTTGACCCGCTTCCTGCCGGGCACAGCCACTTCCAATGGCAGAAGTTTGGGAGGAACCCCCCACGCACTCACCCGGACGACCGAACTGGAGAAAGTTACCTGTACTGGCACAGCCCCTCCCTGATCGTTATCGCTTGTTACCAGCTCGAATGATGAATCGGCTTCCGGGGAGGAAAAGGAAATCTGCAAGCTTGTGGAGACCGTACTCATAACCACTGTCCTCCCACGGAAGCACGCACCCGGGAATATGAGGCCAAAGTCTGGGGTGCGGTGAAGATGTCGTAAATCAAGCGGAATTTTTTTGCTATCGGGGTACCATCCATCAGGTCATAGCAGGAGCGGAACCGCATCCCTACGGGGGTGGTGGAATCCCACTCCACGGAAAATCGTTTTGAGACTGGGGACATCGTACTCCAGGAAGAATGGAAACGCGCCTGGAATATTTCCGCCCAGGATGAGGCAAGGCGTATCTGAATGGAATCCATGGACAGCGGCATGGACCAGCGGGCATGGATGGTATGGGTCATGGGAGTGCCCATGATGGAATAAGATGCCCTGGCGAATGGATCCTGAACCAGAGGCAGTAACCCGTTTATTGCTGAAACAGAAAGGGTGGTTTTGCCACCCTGGAGCAAGAATTCCCGGAAGATGCCGGTCAGCGCAGCTCTGGACGTGTTCCGCCCAAGCCCGCCGAAGGTGAAGTGCCATTCGCTCCCTCGCCAACTGTGCCCAAGAGCTGAATATGCTCCACGAACTCCAGAAACCTCCTGCCAATATTCCTCTGGGAGCCAAGCATATCCGGTTCTACTGGATGCCGCTTTTGCCCGTATTCCCTGCCAGTAGTCATCCGGGTACCACTCCGCTGCAAAACGGAAAGAAGTTCCAATTCCGTGAATCGATGCCCAATAGCTATCGGGCAACCCGGGCGATCCCCTGACCTTGGCTTCCTCGATCATGCCCGCGGGCTGGGAATCCCAATAGGACTGCGTCAGGGATGCGTTTCCACAAAGAGATCCGGCGCGGATGTTTTTTGCACCTGCATCCGGCCAGGAAAATCCCGCAATACCGGCTGTGGATTTGATGAAAACAGCCATGCCTCCAGGCCAGGAGGGAAAGCCTGAATTGGCCGGTTGACTGATCAGTCCAAGCAAGGAGCCTCGTATTTCCGTCCAATAGGAACTCAAAAACCATCCCTGCACCTTGGACGCCTTGGCCCCAGTCATACCCTTAGGCAAGCCGTTCCAATAATCTTCGGACCACCCGATTGCTGCCACCGGGGTTTTGGCAAGCCCCTTCCAGTTCCACCAAGCTCCGGAGGGAATCCAAGCATGGCCTGGACGTCCGCCACGAAAACTCACGCCGCAGACCTGCGGAAAGGAGCGGCTCACAGCTTGCCGGGAGAACGATGTCGCGCCAATAGATCCAACATCCGCCATGCATCAACTCCAGGTGCTGGAGGTTTCGATGATGACTTGGCCTGAGTTTGCAACATTGATGGCTTGGAAGGCTTTTCCAGACATCTCTCCCGTGCCGTTGAAGGTGTCAAGGTGGCTCAATGGGGTGGTATGCAGGGGGCACCACAGGCCAGGTAAATGTCCGCGCAGGACGTAGTTGGATGAGACTGGCTGGCTGAGCCATACCGGACACAACCACAGCCCGCCATCAGGAGCGTTTGGATAGGCGATATACTGGTTGGATCCCATGGTGTTGCTGGTCAACGTGGTTTTGGAGCCGTCGATGAATTTGGCCACTTGGCATGAGGAACCGACTCCGGTGTAATTGCGGGCCACGTAATGGCCGGTGATGACGGCGCTGTTCACGGCAGTGGCTGCATAGGCCAGACGTTCGTTGCTGCCATTGGCGTCATTTTCCACCTGTTTGCCGATGATAAAGGTGCCGTAGTCGTCGCCGCCGGTCTTGTAGCTGATGAAATCCCCAAAGCCGAAGCCATGGGATAAAGTGGAATAATCGCCGGTCTGGATGAAGAGATAGAAGGTGCGGTCGGTGGCCACGAGTACCCAGGGCCGAGCGGTGGCATCGGCGGTGGTGGATTTTCGGCAGATGAGACCGGTGACAGATTGCGCCGCAGAGGGAAATGGCCCGCTGCCGGATGCCAAGCCGGTCATGGATTCATACCCGGTCATTCGCGCCTCCTTGGCCCCGCCCGCAGATTCACTGTTGTCGAGTACCTGTAGGAAGCGCTGATTTCCGCCGCCAGCCTGGAAAACTGCATTGTTGGTGCCGGTATAGGGCCGGGTCCAGCCCGCAGCGATTTTGGCTCCGTAACCCGTTACCAGACAAGAATAAAGCAGCCCGATGAGGCTACCAACGGTGCCGGAGATGGCCGGAGCGCCGGTGTCGGTGGAGTAATAAACGGTGGTGGATTCAGGCATTTCAAAATCTCCTTCTTGGTCAGGCCGTCAGGCCCCAGATGCCGAAAAACATGCCGTTGCCCCTCTGGGCGGCGCTGCCTGCCGGCACAATGCGTCTCTGCCAGATGGGGAAAGCGGCGGGATGGGTAGTGAAGATAAGTAGATCCCCAGGAGCCCAGGAACCACCCCACCCGGAGGCTGGCAGGGTGAAATAGGGCCGATCGAAGGCCTGGTTGTTGGGAGAAAAGTCGCCAGTGGTGCTGCCGCCGCCCACGAATCCGGCGGTGTCGCCGAAACAGGTGAAAGCGGCAGGCGAGGTGAAGGAGATGGTCCAGGTCTGCTCGATGCCGCCGATGGCATCCAGGGTGATGAGGGTGGGCGAATCGCCCGTGCCATCCCATCCATCGTATGTGCCATGTTGGGAGGAGAGATCCCAGGCTTCGGCGATAGCCTGGACGTCCCCCGCCTCGATGACCGAGGCCACCCGAGTGGCGGAGGCGGTGTAGGCATTTTGCAGAGAATGGCCTGCGTCAAAGACGAGTGTCGCCTTGTCGCCATTCCAGATGACGGCATCGGAGGCAGCCAGCCGAACAAACTCATATTTTCCGGAAGAATTTGTCTGATCCGTCAGGACGATCAGGTCGCCATTGCGGAAGATAAAATCATCGGCGTTTTCCACCTGTACGCTGATGGAAGTGGACTCAACTTCTGCGTCGATCTCCAGCCACCCGGCACCATAGAGCCGTTCGGATCCGGTGATATCGTCCTGGATATTAGTCTGGGTGCCAGGAAAGATCAGCACCCGGTCATCGCCCGAGGTGGGGGTGTCCACGTAGATCCTGGCGTTGCGCAGGGAGATCCCATCGGCATTGGCCACCTTCAGGAAAGCCTTGCGGTAGCGGTCCGAACCGGCCAAGCGTTCGCTTTCCGGAACATCGGGCCAGAAGTTATTCTTCACGCTGTCGGCGATCTCCTTGCTGGAGATGCGTCCGCCGTTGGCAGAGGTGTCGGATACTGTCTCGGAGCCGTATTGTTTGAGATTGATACCCTGGAGAGGCATGGAAATTCCTCGGAATTCAGATGGTCATCAACTTGATGGTGCCGGTGAAACGGACAGTCTCGGGCAGATGGGGAAATACCAGCTTGAAGCTGGCCGCCGGGGCATCATGGTGCCGGAACATCACAGTGAAGGTTTCGGAGTCCCAAACCAGGGGGAAGGTAGTTCCGGCTTGGGTGGCCATGGCGCGGATGGCTTCTACCGTGGATTGATCGAGCCAAGTGGCCTCCTCGGTGGCATCCAGGGTGATTGGCCGACCACCCGAGAGGGCCTGAGACCATGTCACCACGGTTCCGCCCAGGGTGCGGGTGGCTTCCTGGGCCACTGGAGACCACTCCCAGCGGTCGGTCCATTGGAGGGAGTCCGGAAGGGTAACATCGCCAAGGTTTTTCATCTGTCAAGATATTCCCCGTTCCAGGTCCTTCAACGCATTCACAACTTGCCGGATCTGCTGACGGGGACCGGGGATGGATGCCACCGGCCTGCCGCCCGCGAAGAGATCCAGCCGCACCACCCCCTCCACCGGCGGGACGGCTCCTCCGGTGGCGAAAGCAGGTGCGGAGGGCATGACCGGAATCACCAGGTTGCGGACCAGGCCCCCCGCAGCGAAGCGGGGCATTTCCGGGAGCCGCAACCGCATGCGGTTGAGGGATTCCAGCAGCCCCAGCCCGTAGCGCCGGACCGCCTCCTTCCGGATGACGAACTCCCCCGCTTCCAACATGGCATGGACACGGTCTCCCCCGCCAAAACCTGGCAGGCGACCTCCTCGCGCCAGCCCCACCGGTCCACCCACAGCATGGGCTTCCTGGGTCACTTGTTGCACAGTGTAGGTGATGACTCGACCATCCAGGGCGTTGGCACGTGATGTGATACCGTCCATGGCAGACACAGCAGCAGCAGTATCCGCATGCACCTGAATTGCGCTGCCAGCCTGGACTGTGGATTGAAATTCCTGAAACTTTGTGATCAGGCCATTGATGGCCCCGGTCGCCATGGTGGCGTCAAATTTGGCTTTGATCTCTGGATCGAATCCAGCGAACTCGGACTTGAAGTTCGCGAACACACGAGATACTTCATCCAGTCCGGTCTTGATTGGACCTGTTAATCCTTGGGCAACCTTATCCGAAATTCCCTCCAGGAACCGGGCTTCTTCCTGAAGTTCGACCTTGATCCGGACCATCCGTTCCTTTTTTTCCAGCAGATCATCAATCTGGCGAGCAGCCTCAGTGATCTTGGCTGTGTCGATGCCAAGGATGATCCGATGGTCCTTGCTGAGGGACTGATCCAATCCAGCCAGAACCTGACGTACCGTCTCCAGTTGTGTGGCCAGAGACCCGTATTCGAGACGCAAAGCGGATGCTGACTGTTGGTGATTATTGCCCTGTTCCTGGAAAGCCTTATCCACAATGGCCGCCGCACGCTTGACTTGTTCAGAAGACCGTGTCACGGCCTCCTGTTCAGGGACCAGAATGCGGTTGCCGACCTTGACCGCATCGGCGGTTTGTTCAGCCAGTTCCATCATGCGTTCTGCATGGCGGCGGGCAGCCTCATAGTTGCCGTTGCGCAGGGCATCCTCGGCCCGTGCCTGCTCCTGGGCAATGCGCATTTGCCGCGATTGATAAACTTCGTCTGGTTGCTTCCCTTTTTCGGCCAGTCTGGCGAGTCGGTCCTCCACTGACAACTTGAAACTGGCTCGCTGCTCGGCGATCTGCCGGGCTGCCTCCAGGTGACGCTGCTCCTCGGCAATGAGTTTATCGATGCTGGCCCGGTAGGTCGCTTCGGTTTGCTCCAGTATTCGACGCTGGGATTGTAGCCGTTCCTCATCCACCCGGGCAGCATCAAGGCCCATCCGTTTGGCGTTGTCACTTTTTGCCTGATATTCACGCTGGGTCAGGTTCAAGGACTCCACCAGGTGGCGGCGGGCTTCAGCAAGCCTTGCTTCTGTTTCTTGAATGGCCAGGACAGTGACGATCTGAGTTTTTCGCTTTTCTGAAATCAAACCGGCATCAACAAAAGCATTCAGGACACGATGTCGCCGTGCGTAGATCTCCTCGATGCGCTCGGTGACAATTTTCGACGACGATGTGGACGCTTCGCCAATAGCCTTCCAGGATTTTGACTCGTCGTCTACTGCCTGTTTGAGATTACCACGATGTTTTGACAGTGCTTCATCGTATTTTCCGATCTGCTGATCAGTTGTGCCAATGGCATCAATGATGGATTTTTTTGCGGCAGCAGCAGGACCAGAGATGGTCATGGAAAACTGCTTGAATTGCTCGTTGAGACTGGCTGCCTTTCCGGCAGCAGATTCTGCCTCCTTGGCCATCGTGCGGTAGATTGCAACGATCTGATCTTTCACTGCCGGGTCGGCGTGGATACCATCCATTGACTTACCAAGGTCTTCCACCGAAAGACCGGCCCTGCGGGCCTCTTCCAACAGGGACTTCATTCCCCCCTCTGTGTCGCCCAGTTGGCGACGCAGTTCCGCTCCTTTGACAATGTTGGAATCGTACAAGCCCGTGAGTTTGTCCAGCCACAACGTGATCTTTTGAAATGACGTGAGTCCTTGGCCTGTACCGATGCCATACCAGTTCCTCAAGCCGTCCGTATAGGATGCCATCTCCTTTTTGACTTCGCCGAAGGCACGAGCCTGGACATCCAGTTGCAGGGCCAGGGTCTGGCGTTCATCTTTCTTGAGCAGATTGAGATAATCCTTGAGTTTTTCTGCATTGTCCTTGGCAGCGCTACCAACTCTTGCCAGCAACCGTCCTTGTTCATCCAAAGCAATATTTGAATTTGGTAAAAGATTTGCCAGTTTTTCTTCTGCTTCAATGTGTTCCCTGGTTCCAGGTCTGGTGGTTTCCAGGATATTTTTCAACGTCTCCAGAGTCTTGATCTTTTGAAGGGTTGCTTCCCGACTTTTGCCCAAGGCCGTGGCGTGTTCCTGCAAGGGCTCGATGTTAGAGGAGATGGCTTTGGAAAAGACATAGGCAGCCCC
This window of the Magnetococcales bacterium genome carries:
- a CDS encoding SocA family protein, translated to MKDITCLDVANYFLSLADEDAGDFISNMKLQKLVYYAQGFHLAMFDKPLFMEPITAWTHGPVVPLLYQEFKKFGSGPIPRPEEMDFDSFQKEQRKCLDEVYNVYGQYDAWKLRNLTHDEPPWRETYDQEPGGVIPLEAMKDYFKTQLQ
- a CDS encoding phage tail tape measure protein; this encodes MATAAALEFTILMNSGNISRAMDQTRQSVAAGVRGMAQAAQDEGKRIQDALSKITSFREMKKGVEEARGEWSKAQGDVTRLSAAMSSTTAPTRAMQREFDQAKQTAAAAKTAFENKRDALHRLRGEMRSAGVDTTNLVEGQRRLRAELAQVAQAEGRIRQLQRVQSAKDIIGLAPTPNTEREIARVQAAYERLRVSGKLTNAELARAHLAMTEQIISLRNGTDGWASRISLVREQLAKMTVGIAGIGLAAAEAIRFESAMANVRKVVDFATPQAFQDMVIDIKAMSREIPVSLDGLAKIAEAGGQMGIAAKDIEGFTEVVAKMSTAFGISPDEAGAAVGKLMNIFRLTVPETQRLANAINHLGNNTNAVERDILNVMNRVGGMARMFGLANTETAALTSTFLAMGRPPEIAATAINAMLMTLQTATTKDEAFKQTLQSIGYTAEQLAADIGKNPQQTLTKFLETLKSLDRQTQVEVISKLFGREYADDMAVVVGGLDKYKEILGLVGKEANYAGSMQKEFGERIRTTEAQLQLAKNAISEAAINLGTAFLPSIVAVAKGVAALLHGLAALVATFPTLSAAAVTTLTALAGFGALRLIWSTLRLGVISMIAPLATLGTMAKGLMAIPQFWGVLAIAGGAAYVFSKAISSNIEPLQEHATALGKSREATLQKIKTLETLKNILETTRPGTREHIEAEEKLANLLPNSNIALDEQGRLLARVGSAAKDNAEKLKDYLNLLKKDERQTLALQLDVQARAFGEVKKEMASYTDGLRNWYGIGTGQGLTSFQKITLWLDKLTGLYDSNIVKGAELRRQLGDTEGGMKSLLEEARRAGLSVEDLGKSMDGIHADPAVKDQIVAIYRTMAKEAESAAGKAASLNEQFKQFSMTISGPAAAAKKSIIDAIGTTDQQIGKYDEALSKHRGNLKQAVDDESKSWKAIGEASTSSSKIVTERIEEIYARRHRVLNAFVDAGLISEKRKTQIVTVLAIQETEARLAEARRHLVESLNLTQREYQAKSDNAKRMGLDAARVDEERLQSQRRILEQTEATYRASIDKLIAEEQRHLEAARQIAEQRASFKLSVEDRLARLAEKGKQPDEVYQSRQMRIAQEQARAEDALRNGNYEAARRHAERMMELAEQTADAVKVGNRILVPEQEAVTRSSEQVKRAAAIVDKAFQEQGNNHQQSASALRLEYGSLATQLETVRQVLAGLDQSLSKDHRIILGIDTAKITEAARQIDDLLEKKERMVRIKVELQEEARFLEGISDKVAQGLTGPIKTGLDEVSRVFANFKSEFAGFDPEIKAKFDATMATGAINGLITKFQEFQSTVQAGSAIQVHADTAAAVSAMDGITSRANALDGRVITYTVQQVTQEAHAVGGPVGLARGGRLPGFGGGDRVHAMLEAGEFVIRKEAVRRYGLGLLESLNRMRLRLPEMPRFAAGGLVRNLVIPVMPSAPAFATGGAVPPVEGVVRLDLFAGGRPVASIPGPRQQIRQVVNALKDLERGIS